In Penaeus chinensis breed Huanghai No. 1 chromosome 2, ASM1920278v2, whole genome shotgun sequence, the following proteins share a genomic window:
- the LOC125035071 gene encoding larval cuticle protein LCP-14-like translates to MGSTAQFEKQARVNSSTSRKRKAPPQRAGRHTGTVRRSATSPDGYIIQSLSHDRHIFPPTASDMKRHVFQTLLLVLVAVTAADKLPFASPPVAILRSAQASPDEFGAHSTEFEAENGIVFQVAVSEGVAGGANAAGSWSYPLEDGSVASVRFVADENGFQPESSLLPVAPAFPHPIPQFVLDQIEFARLEDEAKAREGILIQA, encoded by the exons ATGGGTAGCACTGCCCAGTTCGAGAAGCAGGCAAGAGTCAACTCCTCCACTTCG aggaagaggaaggcgccGCCGCAGCGAGCTGGTAGACACACAGGTACAGTAAGGCGGTCTGCAACCTCTCCCGACGGGTATATAATTCAGAGCCTCTCACACGATCGCCACATATTCCCACCAACGGCGTCCGACATGAAACGC catgtaTTCCAGACACTACTCCTAGTCCTGGTGGCCGTGACTGCGGCAGACAAGCTGCCCTTCGCCAGCCCTCCCGTGGCCATCCTGCGCAGCGCCCAGGCCAGCCCCGACGAGTTCGGCGCCCACAGCACTGAGTTCGAGGCCGAGAACGGCATCGTGTTCCAGGTCGCTGTCTCCGAGGGCGTTGCGGGAGGCGCCAACGCGGCCGGCTCCTGGAG CTACCCCCTGGAGGACGGCAGCGTAGCGTCCGTCAGGTTCGTggccgacgagaacggcttccagcccgagtcctccctcctgcccgtggcccccgccttcccccaccccatcccccagttcgtcctcgaccagatcgagtTCGCCCGCCTCGAGGACGAGGCCAAGGCTCGGGAAGGCATCCTCATCCAAGCTTAA